The Rhodococcus antarcticus DNA segment GTGCGGGTGCCGTCGTTGGGCAGCAGCCACGCGGAGTCGTTGCGGTCGCGGACGTCGTTGCTCATGAGCTGGCCTTCCTGGCCGGGTCCTGCGTGGGGCGGGCGTCGCGGACCTCGCCCTTCTCCACCGTGTTGATGCCGAGGTTCTTGTAGCCGCGCGGGTAGGCCGGGCCGGAGAAGCCGATCTCGTTCCAGGCCCAGGGGTGGGAGTAGAAGGCGGTGCACGCGTAGCGGGTCCACAGGCTCCACACGTGCGCGGCGCTGCGCCCGTGCCAGGTCTGCGAGCCCAGCTCCTGTACCGACGCCACGAGCACCGCCTGCTCGCCACGGGTGCAGACGGCGAAGCCTGCGTCGAACCGGTCCTGGGCGTCGGAGTCGAGGTGGGCGAGGGACTCGCGCCACGCCTGGTCGTCGTGGGGCATGTCCTCGTAGCGCCAGCCGTCGGTCTGCATCTCGGTCAGGCGGGCATCGATGAGCTGCGCGACCGGCACCTTGGGGTCCTCGTGCTGGTTCAGCAGCTGGTCCACCAGGGCCTCGGCGACCGCGAACTCCTTCGGGGTGAAGAAGCGGACGTCGGGGGGAAAGCTCAACCGCGACAGCACGACTCCGGCCGTCACCTGGTCCCAGTGGCCAGAGTTCTGAAGAACGTCGAACCCGGGGAAGCGGTGCTGCGCCCCCCCAGGGGTGGTAGGACGGGCGCTCACTGCTCGCGCCGCAGCACGGCCGCGAGCAGGCCCATGCCCCCCACCATCGTCACCAGCAGGGGCGCCATCAGCGGGGGGCCCATCTCCATGTTGTAGCGGAAGTCCGACCACCCGCCGGGCTTCTGCGCGATGCCCCGACCGTGCAGGTAGGTGCCCTGGATCCCGTTGGCCACGATCACCGCCGACGCCAGGGGCAGCGCGGTCTTCGCCATGCGCTCGCTGAAGAACCCCGCCACCCCCGCGACGGCACCGACCGGACCCAGAGCCACCGGGACGTACATCATCTTGTTCCCGAAGCTGGCGCTGTCGTGCTCGAAGAAGATCTCCACCGCGGTGACCAGCGACCCCACTGCCGTCAGCGCGGCGAGGCTGCGCTCGAAGCGACCGGTCCGCACGTTGCGCACCATCCGGTCGATGCCGTGCTCCACCCCGTCTGCCGTGTCCCGTGCTGCCATGGTCGCCTCCGGTGATCGCTGCTGGTGGGTTCGGTCCGCGTCCGGCGCACTCTATCCGCAACGGTTGCGACTACGCAATGATTGGTCGCGACCCAGCGCGACCCAGCGCGACCCAGCGCGACCCCCCGTGGGCAGGTCGGGGCCGGGTGGTCGTGAGTGGCAACGGCCCATCCGTGCAGTGGTGCCCCCGGGCCGCCAGGGGAGCGTCCCGTCGGTGAGCCCTCGGGTCACGTGTCGACCATGCGCAACGATTGCGCCAGCGCAGTGCTATGTTGCCGATATGTCTGGTCCTCCCTCTCGGCCTCG contains these protein-coding regions:
- a CDS encoding gluconate 2-dehydrogenase subunit 3 family protein, producing the protein MSFPPDVRFFTPKEFAVAEALVDQLLNQHEDPKVPVAQLIDARLTEMQTDGWRYEDMPHDDQAWRESLAHLDSDAQDRFDAGFAVCTRGEQAVLVASVQELGSQTWHGRSAAHVWSLWTRYACTAFYSHPWAWNEIGFSGPAYPRGYKNLGINTVEKGEVRDARPTQDPARKASS